A window from Rana temporaria chromosome 8, aRanTem1.1, whole genome shotgun sequence encodes these proteins:
- the LOC120946768 gene encoding zinc finger MYM-type protein 1-like: MCPPYIAILELPLVRGSVKKVRKNKVYYVLVKITFSAEMKRNVLSGAQKRKKAAEEKEKMCKLPKLTSWLNPGATSASSSAPPDVASTSTCTPIPAEIPMVSLPDPTAGENPQEEMPTSVSVREFATQDTDPGLWDISNTSTVDYWIRSGPTACQNHDCNLLNSGRVYKGTGRENTQTRYLSKNLFKRELRNGECVKREWLLYSPSQGRLYCFACRLFSKTESPFATSGYNDWKHSNVIGEHENGEEHRKCMTAYFIRHKETGNVDTLLLQQLRSEQEYWHKVLTRVVSVIRFLASRGLPFRGENQIIGSAKNGNYLGILELLSEFDPFLEEHLKLYGNPGKGNPSYLSANICEEFIEIMGQHVLSAILEEIKESKYYSISVDSTPDISHTDQLTFTVRYIRGCEPVERFLKFIPIFSHGAKNLADTVVGFLKENKIPLSNCRGQSYDNASNMSGRYTGLQARILQLNEFAMYVPCAGHSLNLVGVKAAECCLQCVKFFDFVQRLYSFFSASTHRWNILATSLGKNIVVKRLSDTRWSAHFDAVHALHEGFEKIKNALDSVSADTEQEVNTRREAKGLSDKMENLETIFLTILWNDVLERVNKTSKVLQSEDMNILVAMNLLESLKTYLQDTRDRFSAYELKARSRCPDSEYKEKREGKRSVRLTRYDGSEEEVLLSKSEKFKVETFLPVLDSLIPALTKRAEAYSSIGNMFSFFCELKTIRSDDLKKRCEYLANVYHKDLDYGDLLNECEHLKHYMILDQNCETLPALYRKIISDNLKSVFPNVEIALRVFMCMMVTNCAGERSFSRLKLIKNELRSTMGQHRLNWLSLMCIENDILKTIDFKPVIKEFCTKKCRKFNK; the protein is encoded by the coding sequence ATGTGTCCCCCTTATATAGCAATCTTAGAGTTGCCACTCGTTCGAGGAAGTGTAAAAAAGGTGaggaaaaataaagtttattacGTGTTGGTGAAAATAACCTTTAGTGCAGAAATGAAACGTAATGTTTTGAGTGGAGCACAGAAGAGGAAAAAGGCTGCAGAGGAGAAAGAGAAAATGTGCAAACTTCCAAAACTAACATCTTGGCTCAATCCAGGTGCAACGTCAGCCAGTAGTTCTGCTCCTCCAGATGTAGCATCCACATCTACATGCACTCCAATTCCAGCAGAAATACCAATGGTATCATTACCTGATCCTACTGCTGGGGAAAATCCACAAGAGGAAATGCCCACATCTGTATCAGTAAGGGAGTTTGCAACCCAAGACACAGATCCGGGGCTATGGGATATTAGCAATACTAGTACAGTGGATTACTGGATTCGTAGTGGGCCGACAGCATGCCAGAATCATGACTGCAACCTTTTAAACTCAGGCAGAGTGTATAAGGGAACTGGAAGAGAAAATACACAGACAAGGTATTTGTCAAAGAATCTGTTTAAACGTGAATTGCGGAATGGCGAGTGTGTAAAGCGTGAATGGCTACTCTATTCGCCATCCCAAGGTCGTTTGTACTGCTTTGCATGTCGCCTATTTTCCAAGACAGAATCTCCCTTTGCTACATCAGGATATAATGACTGGAAACACAGCAATGTTATTGGTGAACATGAAAATGGAGAAGAACATCGCAAGTGCATGACGGCATATTTTATTCGCCATAAAGAAACTGGAAATGTTGATACACTATTACTTCAACAACTTCGCTCAGAGCAGGAGTATTGGCATAAAGTGTTGACACGAGTGGTTTCTGTAATTCGCTTTCTTGCCTCCAGAGGTTTGCCATTTCGTGGAGAAAACCAAATAATTGGGTCTGCTAAAAATGGAAACTATTTGGGTATTCTTGAGCTGTTAAGTGAATTTGACCCTTTTTTGGAAGAACATCTCAAATTGTATGGGAATCCAGGAAAGGGGAACCCATCATATTTATCAGCAAACATTTGTGAGGAATTCATTGAAATAATGGGACAACATGTTCTTTCTGCTATTCTTGAAGAAATAAAAGAATCAAAATATTATTCAATAAGTGTAGATTCCACTCCAGACATCTCACACACCGATCAACTGACATTTACTGTCCGGTACATTCGAGGATGTGAACCCGTGGAACGTTTTCTTAAGTTCATCCCCATCTTTTCTCATGGAGCAAAGAATCTTGCCGACACTGTTGTGGGATTCCTTAAGGAGAACAAAATTCCACTATCCAACTGCCGTGGTCAGTCATATGACAATGCCTCAAATATGTCTGGACGCTATACTGGATTGCAAGCACGGATTCTTCAGTTGAATGAGTTTGCCATGTATGTCCCCTGTGCTGGACACAGCTTGAACCTGGTGGGAGTAAAAGCAGCAGAGTGTTGTCTACAGTGTGTAAAATTCTTCGACTTTGTTCAGCgtctttattcattcttctctgctTCCACACATCGATGGAATATTCTTGCAACATCTCTTGGGAAAAACATTGTGGTCAAGCGTCTGTCTGACACAAGATGGTCGGCACATTTTGATGCTGTTCATGCTTTACATGAGGGTTTTGAGAAAATTAAAAATGCACTAGATTCTGTATCAGCTGACACTGAACAGGAAGTAAATACAAGGCGAGAGGCAAAAGGATTGAGTGACAAAATGGAAAACCTGGAAACGATCTTCCTCACAATTCTTTGGAATGACGTTCTTGAAAGAGTCAACAAAACAAGCAAGGTCCTGCAATCAGAGGATATGAATATACTTGTTGCCATGAACCTTCTTGAGTCTCTAAAAACTTATCTTCAGGATACTAGAGACAGATTTAGTGCATATGAATTGAAAGCCAGGAGTAGGTGTCCAGATTCAGAATATAAGGAAAAACGGGAAGGAAAGCGAAGTGTACGCCTCACTAGATATGACGGATCAGAAGAAGAGGTACTTCTCAGTAAAAGTGAAAAGTTTAAGGTGGAAACATTCCTTCCTGTTCTGGACTCTCTAATTCCTGCACTGACAAAACGTGCAGAAGCTTATTCATCGATTGGAAATATGTTTTCATTCTTCTGTGAATTAAAAACAATTCGTTCTGATGACCTAAAAAAAAGGTGTGAATACCTGGCTAATGTTTATCACAAAGATCTTGATTATGGTGACCTACTAAATGAATGTGAGCATCTCAAGCACTACATGATTCTTGATCAAAATTGTGAGACTCTTCCTGCATTGTACAGAAAAATAATTTCAGACAACTTGAAATCTGTTTTTCCGAATGTGGAAATTGCACTCAGAGTGTTCATGTGCATGATGGTGACCAACTGTGCAGGAGAGCGTTCGTTCTCAAGATTGAAACTGATAAAAAATGAGCTTCGCAGCACAATGGGGCAGCATCGTTTGAACTGGCTTTCACTAATGTGCATTGAAAATGACATCCTAAAAACCATTGACTTCAAGCCAGTTATAAAGGAATTCTGTACAAAAAAGTGTCGCAAATTTAATAAATGA